The Salmonella enterica subsp. houtenae serovar Houten genome has a segment encoding these proteins:
- a CDS encoding phage polarity suppression protein has product MTTLTLQQAYDACQTNKTAWLNRKAELTAAEQEYQELLLDDNASGSRRLQTLRDLIDVKKWEVNQAAGRYIFSHEEVQRISIRNRLHDFMQQNGAELTAALASELMGIKNQPAMIKNRALDRSVSYLREALSVWLTAGNEINYSAQDKDILMAIGYRPDSPSRDDNREKFTPAQNMIYTRRRAGLAAQ; this is encoded by the coding sequence GTGACCACTCTGACCTTACAGCAGGCCTATGACGCCTGTCAGACGAACAAAACCGCGTGGCTGAACCGTAAAGCCGAACTGACCGCCGCAGAGCAGGAATATCAGGAATTATTGCTGGATGACAATGCATCAGGCTCCCGCAGATTACAGACGCTGCGTGACCTGATTGACGTAAAAAAATGGGAAGTTAATCAGGCCGCCGGTCGCTACATCTTCTCGCATGAGGAGGTGCAGCGCATCAGCATCCGTAACCGGCTGCATGATTTTATGCAGCAGAACGGCGCAGAGCTGACCGCCGCACTGGCATCGGAGCTGATGGGGATTAAAAACCAGCCCGCGATGATAAAAAATCGCGCGCTTGACCGTTCAGTCTCTTACCTGAGAGAAGCTCTTTCCGTCTGGCTGACCGCTGGAAATGAAATTAATTATTCTGCACAGGATAAAGATATTTTAATGGCCATCGGATACAGGCCTGACTCGCCTTCGCGGGATGATAATCGTGAAAAATTCACCCCTGCACAGAACATGATTTACACCCGTCGACGCGCCGGACTGGCCGCGCAGTAG
- the holC gene encoding DNA polymerase III subunit chi gives MKNATFYLLDNDTTVDGLNAVEQLVCEIAAERWRAGKRVLIACENEKQAFRLDEALWARPAESFVPHNLAGEGPRGGAPVEIAWPEKRNSSPRDLLISLRVGFADFATAFTEVVDFVPYEETLKQLARERYKAYRVAGFNLNTATWK, from the coding sequence ATGAAGAATGCGACGTTCTATCTTCTGGATAATGACACTACCGTTGATGGCTTAAACGCCGTCGAGCAACTGGTGTGTGAAATTGCCGCAGAACGTTGGCGTGCTGGCAAGCGCGTGCTGATCGCCTGCGAAAACGAAAAACAGGCCTTTCGTCTTGATGAAGCCCTGTGGGCAAGACCGGCAGAAAGCTTCGTGCCGCACAATCTGGCGGGTGAAGGTCCCAGAGGCGGCGCACCGGTAGAGATTGCCTGGCCGGAAAAACGCAACAGCAGCCCGCGCGACCTGCTCATCAGTTTGCGCGTTGGCTTTGCAGATTTTGCCACCGCTTTCACAGAAGTGGTAGACTTCGTCCCTTACGAAGAAACTTTGAAACAACTGGCTCGCGAACGCTACAAAGCCTACCGCGTGGCTGGTTTTAACCTGAATACGGCAACCTGGAAATAA
- the intA_6 gene encoding Integrase, whose translation MKLNARQVETAKPKDKTYKMADGGGLYLEVSAKGSKYWRMKYRRPSDKKEDRLAFGVWPTVTLAQARAKRDEAKKLLVQGIDPKAEQKEAQAENSGAYTFETIAREWHESNKRWSEDHRSRVLRYLELYIFPHIGSSDIRQLKTSHLLAPIKKVDASVVNMTLHSVFSSVSRLLCVMPYRTIISTLIQPVTWPVRYRQPKHDTIQLYPLAGSLSSLHVLLHIVAV comes from the coding sequence ATGAAGCTCAACGCCAGACAGGTCGAGACCGCAAAGCCAAAAGACAAAACCTACAAAATGGCCGATGGTGGCGGTTTGTATCTCGAGGTTTCGGCCAAGGGTTCTAAATATTGGCGCATGAAATACAGACGCCCCTCTGACAAAAAAGAGGATCGCCTCGCTTTTGGTGTTTGGCCTACAGTGACGCTTGCACAGGCAAGAGCAAAGCGAGATGAAGCTAAAAAGCTGTTAGTGCAGGGCATTGACCCAAAAGCCGAACAGAAAGAAGCTCAGGCCGAGAATTCGGGGGCATATACTTTCGAAACCATTGCTCGTGAATGGCATGAAAGTAACAAGCGATGGAGTGAAGACCATCGATCGCGCGTTCTGCGCTATCTTGAGCTTTATATTTTCCCTCATATCGGTTCGTCCGACATTCGCCAGCTCAAAACCAGCCACCTGTTAGCCCCGATTAAAAAAGTTGATGCTAGTGTGGTAAACATGACGTTGCACAGCGTCTTCAGCAGCGTGTCACGGCTATTATGCGTTATGCCGTACAGAACGATTATATCGACTCTAATCCAGCCAGTGACATGGCCGGTGCGTTATCGACAACCAAAGCACGACACTATCCAGCTTTACCCTCTAGCCGGTTCCCTGAGTTCCTTGCACGTCTTGCTGCATATCGTGGCCGTGTAA
- the lptG gene encoding putative Permease produces MQPFGVLDRYIGKTIFTTIMMTLFMLVSLSGIIKFVDQLKKAGQGNYDALGAGMYTLLSVPKDIQIFFPMAALLGALLGLGMLAQRSELVVMQASGFTRMQVALSVMKTAIPLVLLTMAIGEWVAPQGEQMARNYRAQAMYGGSLLSTQQGLWAKDGNNFVYIERVKGDEELAGISIYAFNDQRRLQSVRYATSAKFDPEHKVWRLSQVDESDLQNPKQITGSQTVSGTWKTNLTPDKLGVVALDPDALSISGLHNYVKYLKSSGQDAGRYQLNMWSKIFQPLSVAVMMLMALSFIFGPLRSVPMGVRVVTGISFGFVFYVLDQIFGPLTLVYGIPPIVGALLPSASFFLISLWLMLRKS; encoded by the coding sequence ATGCAGCCATTTGGTGTACTTGACCGCTATATCGGTAAAACCATTTTTACCACCATCATGATGACGTTGTTCATGCTGGTGTCGCTCTCCGGGATCATCAAATTTGTCGATCAGCTGAAAAAAGCGGGGCAGGGTAACTACGACGCGTTGGGCGCGGGAATGTATACCCTGCTCAGCGTGCCTAAAGATATTCAGATCTTCTTCCCGATGGCGGCGCTGCTTGGCGCGTTGCTGGGTCTGGGGATGCTGGCGCAGCGTAGCGAACTGGTGGTGATGCAGGCGTCGGGTTTCACCCGTATGCAAGTGGCGCTGTCGGTGATGAAAACGGCTATTCCTCTGGTGCTGTTAACCATGGCGATTGGCGAATGGGTCGCCCCGCAGGGCGAGCAGATGGCGCGTAACTACCGTGCGCAGGCGATGTATGGCGGCTCGCTGCTTTCCACCCAGCAAGGTCTGTGGGCGAAAGACGGGAATAATTTTGTCTACATCGAACGGGTAAAGGGTGACGAAGAGCTAGCCGGCATTAGTATTTACGCTTTCAACGATCAGCGTCGCTTGCAGTCAGTGCGTTACGCCACTTCAGCAAAATTCGACCCTGAACATAAGGTCTGGCGTTTGTCGCAGGTGGATGAGTCCGATCTGCAAAACCCCAAACAGATTACCGGTTCGCAGACGGTGAGCGGTACCTGGAAAACGAACCTGACGCCGGATAAGTTAGGCGTAGTGGCGCTGGACCCGGATGCACTTTCCATCAGCGGTTTGCATAACTACGTTAAATATCTGAAGTCGAGCGGGCAGGATGCCGGACGTTATCAGCTCAATATGTGGAGCAAAATCTTCCAGCCGCTCTCCGTGGCAGTGATGATGCTGATGGCATTGTCATTTATTTTCGGGCCGCTGCGCAGCGTGCCGATGGGCGTACGGGTGGTGACGGGGATTAGCTTCGGCTTCGTATTCTATGTCCTCGACCAGATTTTTGGTCCGCTGACGCTGGTGTACGGCATTCCGCCTATTGTCGGCGCGCTGTTGCCGAGCGCATCGTTCTTCCTGATCAGCCTCTGGCTAATGCTGCGTAAGTCATAG
- the gntR_3 gene encoding regulatory protein, translating into MGGAVPNFPRMMLISKEISLKGAFRFTTEFNTAVSWLARRVIDPLPLLSAEYPFAQIMEEINYIPNRAPAMLLNAQSYSLGVLIPSFQNQLFADILAGIESVTSGHNYQTLMANYNYDRDSEEESVINLLSYNIDGIILSEKYHTLRTVKFLRSTTLPIVELMDIQGDRLDMEVGFDNRQAAFDMVSTLLDKRRRRKILYLGSKDDIRDEQRYHGYCDAMTRRGLAPLRINPRAISSIHLGIQLMRDALTHTRT; encoded by the coding sequence ATGGGCGGCGCGGTACCTAACTTCCCGAGGATGATGTTAATAAGCAAAGAGATCTCCCTGAAAGGCGCTTTCCGCTTTACTACCGAATTTAATACTGCGGTTTCCTGGCTTGCCAGGCGCGTTATCGATCCGCTGCCGTTACTGAGCGCGGAATATCCATTTGCGCAGATCATGGAGGAAATTAACTACATACCAAATCGCGCGCCAGCTATGTTGTTAAACGCGCAAAGCTACTCTCTGGGCGTGCTGATCCCCTCTTTCCAGAACCAGTTGTTTGCCGACATTCTTGCCGGGATTGAATCCGTAACGTCGGGTCATAACTACCAAACTCTCATGGCGAATTACAATTACGATCGCGACTCGGAAGAAGAGTCTGTCATCAATTTACTGTCTTACAATATCGACGGTATTATTCTTTCAGAAAAATATCATACGCTCAGGACCGTCAAATTCCTGCGTTCAACGACCCTTCCGATTGTAGAACTCATGGATATCCAGGGCGATCGATTAGATATGGAGGTGGGATTTGATAACCGTCAGGCCGCCTTTGATATGGTCAGCACCCTGCTGGATAAACGCCGGCGACGGAAAATCCTCTATCTGGGTTCAAAAGACGATATTCGTGATGAGCAGCGTTATCATGGCTACTGCGATGCGATGACGCGCCGGGGGCTGGCGCCGTTACGCATCAATCCGCGCGCTATCTCCTCTATCCATCTGGGAATACAGCTAATGCGTGATGCGCTTACTCACACCCGGACGTAG
- the pepA gene encoding cytosol aminopeptidase, which translates to MEFSVKSGSPEKQRSACIVVGVFEPRRLSPIAEQLDKISDGYISALLRRGELEGKPGQTLLLHHVPNVLSERILLIGCGKERELDERQYKQVIQKTINTLNDTGSMEAVCFLTELHVKGRNNYWKVRQAVETAKETLYSFDQLKTNKSEPRRPLRKMVFNVPTRRELTSGERAIQHGLAIAAGIKAAKDLGNMPPNICNAAYLASQARQLADSYSKNVITRVIGEQQMRELGMNAYLAVGHGSQNESLMSVIEYKGNPSEDARPIVLVGKGLTFDSGGISIKPSEGMDEMKYDMCGAAAVYGVMRMVAELQLPINVIGVLAGCENMPGGRAYRPGDVLTTMSGQTVEVLNTDAEGRLVLCDVLTYVERFEPEAVIDVATLTGACVIALGHHITGLMSNHNPLAHELIGASEQAGDRAWRLPLGDEYQEQLESNFADMANIGGRPGGAITAGCFLSRFTRKYNWAHLDIAGTAWRSGKAKGATGRPVALLSQFLLNRAGFNGDE; encoded by the coding sequence ATGGAGTTCAGTGTAAAAAGCGGTAGCCCGGAGAAACAGCGGAGTGCCTGCATTGTCGTGGGCGTCTTTGAACCGCGTCGCCTTTCTCCGATTGCAGAACAGCTCGACAAAATTAGCGACGGATATATCAGCGCATTGCTGCGTCGCGGCGAACTGGAAGGAAAACCGGGGCAGACTCTGTTGCTGCACCATGTTCCTAATGTTCTTTCCGAGCGAATTCTCCTCATTGGTTGTGGCAAAGAGCGCGAACTTGATGAACGTCAGTATAAGCAGGTTATTCAGAAAACGATAAATACTCTGAATGATACCGGCTCGATGGAAGCGGTCTGCTTCCTGACCGAACTGCACGTCAAAGGCCGCAATAACTACTGGAAAGTGCGTCAGGCCGTCGAAACGGCCAAAGAGACGCTTTATAGCTTTGATCAACTCAAGACCAACAAGAGCGAGCCGCGCCGCCCGCTACGTAAGATGGTCTTTAATGTGCCGACCCGCCGTGAGCTCACCAGCGGCGAACGCGCCATTCAGCACGGTCTGGCCATCGCCGCCGGGATTAAGGCCGCGAAAGATCTCGGCAACATGCCGCCCAATATCTGTAACGCCGCCTACCTGGCGTCACAGGCGCGCCAGTTGGCCGACAGCTACAGCAAAAATGTCATTACCCGCGTGATCGGCGAACAGCAGATGCGCGAACTGGGTATGAACGCTTATCTGGCGGTCGGCCACGGTTCGCAGAACGAATCGCTGATGTCGGTTATTGAGTACAAGGGCAATCCGTCCGAAGACGCGCGCCCGATAGTGCTGGTCGGTAAGGGCCTGACCTTCGACTCCGGCGGCATCTCCATCAAGCCATCTGAAGGGATGGACGAGATGAAGTACGACATGTGCGGCGCGGCGGCGGTGTACGGCGTGATGCGTATGGTCGCCGAGCTTCAACTGCCGATTAACGTTATCGGTGTGCTGGCAGGCTGTGAGAACATGCCGGGCGGACGCGCGTATCGTCCGGGCGACGTACTGACCACCATGTCCGGTCAGACCGTTGAAGTGCTGAACACCGATGCCGAAGGCCGTTTGGTGCTGTGCGATGTGTTAACCTACGTTGAACGCTTCGAACCGGAAGCCGTCATTGACGTCGCGACGCTAACCGGCGCCTGCGTGATTGCGCTGGGCCATCACATTACCGGTCTGATGTCGAACCATAACCCGCTGGCGCATGAGCTGATCGGCGCGTCCGAGCAGGCGGGCGACCGTGCGTGGCGTCTACCGCTGGGCGATGAGTACCAGGAGCAACTGGAGTCCAACTTTGCGGATATGGCGAACATTGGTGGTCGTCCTGGCGGCGCGATCACCGCGGGCTGCTTCCTGTCGCGCTTTACCCGTAAATACAACTGGGCGCACCTGGATATCGCCGGCACCGCCTGGCGCTCTGGTAAAGCGAAAGGCGCGACCGGTCGTCCGGTGGCATTGCTGTCGCAGTTCCTGCTCAATCGCGCTGGTTTTAACGGCGACGAGTAA
- the intA_5 gene encoding Integrase, with protein MTRIAVELSLLTFVRSSELRFARWDEFDFDKSLWRIPAKREEIKGVRYSYRGMKMKEEHIVPLSRQAMILLEQLKQISGDKELLFPGDHDATKVMSENTVNSALRAMGYDTKTEVCGHGFRTMARGALGESGLWSEDAIERQLSHSERNSVRAAYIHTSEHLDERRLMVQWWADYLDANKIKPISSFDYAKLHP; from the coding sequence ATGACGCGGATCGCGGTCGAACTTTCCTTACTAACTTTTGTGCGTTCAAGTGAGTTACGTTTCGCGCGTTGGGATGAATTCGACTTTGATAAATCTCTTTGGCGCATTCCGGCAAAAAGAGAAGAGATTAAAGGCGTGCGTTACTCCTACCGGGGGATGAAGATGAAAGAGGAGCATATTGTTCCGCTTAGTCGGCAGGCGATGATTTTATTAGAGCAGCTTAAGCAGATTAGTGGTGATAAAGAGTTACTTTTTCCAGGAGATCACGACGCAACAAAGGTCATGAGTGAAAATACGGTGAATAGTGCTTTACGGGCAATGGGATATGACACTAAAACTGAAGTTTGCGGGCATGGATTTAGAACGATGGCGCGTGGCGCATTGGGTGAGTCGGGGTTATGGAGCGAAGATGCAATCGAACGTCAATTAAGTCATTCAGAGCGTAATAGCGTCCGGGCGGCTTATATTCATACTTCTGAACATTTGGATGAAAGGCGATTAATGGTCCAATGGTGGGCTGATTATCTTGATGCAAATAAGATTAAACCTATTAGTTCATTTGACTACGCAAAACTTCACCCTTAA
- the pvuIIR gene encoding type II restriction endonuclease PvuII gives MKFELHQDWSNLIALWPQVEEYQRLANKHGINDIFQDNGGKLLQVLLLLSLKVLPGREGNDAVDVTGTEFELKSVNVELTKSFSTHHHMNPTIIAKYRQVPWVFAIYSNITIRSVYLLMPDDLEVFYDKWERQWHERDGKDINNPKIPVKYVIEYGKLLWSNATPEELLWTPEIEEQIDLGGFEAEN, from the coding sequence ATGAAATTTGAGTTGCATCAAGATTGGTCAAATTTAATTGCACTTTGGCCTCAGGTTGAAGAATATCAACGGTTGGCTAATAAGCACGGAATCAATGATATATTCCAAGATAATGGAGGAAAACTTCTACAAGTTCTTTTACTTCTCAGTCTTAAAGTTCTTCCTGGGCGAGAAGGTAATGATGCAGTAGATGTCACTGGTACCGAGTTTGAATTAAAATCAGTTAATGTTGAGCTAACCAAGAGTTTTTCAACTCACCATCATATGAACCCAACAATAATTGCGAAATATAGACAAGTTCCATGGGTGTTCGCAATTTATAGTAACATCACTATTCGTTCAGTTTATTTACTCATGCCTGATGATTTGGAAGTCTTCTATGATAAATGGGAGAGACAATGGCATGAAAGGGATGGTAAAGACATAAACAATCCTAAAATACCGGTTAAGTATGTTATCGAGTATGGTAAATTGCTTTGGTCAAATGCTACTCCAGAAGAATTACTTTGGACTCCTGAAATCGAAGAACAAATCGATCTTGGGGGATTTGAAGCGGAAAATTAA
- the pvuIIM gene encoding DNA methyltransferase — protein sequence MMFDDKKPAYKTDLGAMYIADSLEMLESMPDNSLNLVMTSPPFALQRKKEYGNHDQEQYIDWFLKFGELVFKKLKDDGSFVVDFGGAYMKGVPVRSVYNFRVLIRMIDEVGFHLAEDFYWFNPSKLPSPIEWVNKRKLRVKDSVNTIWWFSKTEWPKSDITKVLVPYSDRMKKLIEDPNKFYSPKMRPSGHDISSSFGKDNGGAIPPNLLQIPNSESNGGYLSGCKKIGIKGHPARFPSKLPEFFINMLTEPGDLVVDIFGGSNTTGSAAEQLKRKWLSFELSPEYVAASVFRFTDKNTSQDILQEMYNTILNGNTLDLRSRENKDQIVVS from the coding sequence ATGATGTTCGACGATAAAAAACCTGCGTACAAAACAGATTTGGGTGCAATGTACATTGCTGACTCGCTTGAAATGCTTGAATCGATGCCCGACAACAGCCTAAATTTAGTGATGACAAGCCCACCTTTCGCTTTACAGCGTAAGAAAGAATATGGAAATCACGATCAAGAACAGTACATCGATTGGTTTTTAAAATTTGGCGAGTTGGTTTTTAAGAAGCTAAAAGATGATGGTAGCTTTGTCGTCGATTTTGGTGGCGCTTACATGAAAGGCGTACCTGTTAGAAGTGTTTACAACTTCCGAGTTTTGATAAGGATGATTGATGAGGTTGGATTCCATCTGGCCGAGGATTTCTATTGGTTTAACCCTTCAAAACTACCAAGCCCTATTGAGTGGGTTAACAAAAGAAAGTTGCGTGTTAAAGATTCTGTTAACACAATTTGGTGGTTTAGCAAAACTGAATGGCCAAAGTCTGATATAACTAAAGTTCTTGTTCCGTATAGTGACAGGATGAAAAAACTTATTGAAGACCCTAATAAATTTTATTCCCCCAAAATGCGTCCATCAGGGCATGATATAAGCAGCAGCTTTGGCAAAGATAATGGCGGTGCTATACCTCCAAATCTATTGCAAATTCCCAACTCCGAATCTAACGGAGGATATTTATCCGGTTGTAAAAAAATTGGTATTAAAGGTCATCCAGCACGATTCCCATCTAAATTACCGGAGTTTTTCATTAATATGTTAACTGAGCCGGGTGATCTTGTTGTTGATATTTTTGGAGGTTCAAACACAACAGGAAGTGCTGCTGAACAATTAAAACGCAAGTGGCTTTCATTTGAGCTCTCACCTGAATATGTAGCGGCTTCTGTATTTAGATTTACAGATAAAAACACAAGCCAAGATATACTCCAAGAGATGTATAACACTATATTAAATGGAAATACACTCGATTTACGCTCCAGAGAAAATAAAGATCAAATCGTAGTTAGCTGA
- the lptF gene encoding putative permease encodes MIIIRYLVRETLKSQLAILFILLLIFFCQKLVRILGAAVDGDIPANLVLSLLGLGVPEMAQLILPLSLFLGLLMTLGKLYTESEITVMHACGLSKAVLVKAAMVLALFTGILAAVNVMWAGPWSSKHQDEVLAEAKANPGMAALAQGQFQQATNGSSVLFIESVDGSDFHDVFLAQIRPKGNARPSVVVADSGHLTQLRDGSQVVTLNKGTRFEGTALLRDFRITDFQNYQAIIGHQAVALDPNDTDQMDMRTLWNTDNDRARAELHWRITLVFTVFMMALMVVPLSVVNPRQGRVLSMLPAMLLYLLFFLIQTSIKSNGGKGKLDPVVWMWVVNLIYLALAIGLNLWDTVPVRRLRARFLRKGAV; translated from the coding sequence GTGATAATCATACGATATCTGGTGCGGGAGACGCTCAAAAGCCAGCTGGCGATACTCTTCATCTTACTTTTGATCTTCTTTTGTCAAAAGCTAGTGAGGATTCTCGGCGCGGCGGTTGACGGCGATATTCCCGCCAATCTGGTGCTCTCGCTTCTGGGGCTGGGCGTACCGGAAATGGCGCAGCTCATCCTGCCTTTAAGCCTGTTCCTGGGGCTTCTGATGACGCTGGGCAAACTGTATACCGAAAGTGAAATTACGGTTATGCACGCCTGCGGGTTGAGCAAAGCCGTCCTGGTAAAGGCCGCCATGGTACTGGCGTTATTTACCGGTATTCTTGCGGCGGTTAACGTGATGTGGGCTGGCCCCTGGTCGTCAAAACATCAGGATGAAGTGCTGGCGGAGGCGAAAGCGAACCCGGGCATGGCGGCGCTGGCGCAGGGACAATTCCAACAGGCTACCAATGGCAGTTCGGTGCTGTTTATCGAAAGCGTTGACGGCAGCGACTTCCACGATGTTTTCCTTGCGCAAATTCGTCCTAAGGGCAATGCTCGTCCTTCGGTGGTGGTGGCCGATTCCGGACATTTAACCCAGTTGCGGGATGGTTCCCAGGTCGTCACGTTAAACAAAGGAACGCGCTTTGAAGGAACGGCGTTGCTACGCGATTTCCGTATCACCGACTTCCAGAACTATCAGGCGATTATTGGTCATCAGGCGGTGGCGCTGGATCCTAACGATACTGATCAGATGGACATGCGCACGCTGTGGAATACCGACAACGATCGCGCCCGCGCCGAGCTGCACTGGCGTATCACGTTAGTCTTTACCGTCTTTATGATGGCGCTGATGGTCGTGCCGCTCAGCGTGGTGAATCCACGTCAGGGGCGCGTCTTGTCTATGCTGCCGGCCATGCTGCTTTATCTGCTGTTCTTCCTGATTCAGACGTCCATTAAATCGAATGGCGGTAAAGGTAAACTGGACCCGGTTGTCTGGATGTGGGTGGTCAACCTGATCTATCTGGCGTTGGCGATTGGTTTGAACCTGTGGGATACGGTGCCGGTCCGCCGCCTGCGCGCCCGTTTTCTGCGTAAAGGAGCGGTATAA
- a CDS encoding phage transcriptional activator, Ogr/delta → MMRCPFCRTAAHVRTSRYMSESVKESYLQCQNVHCSATFKTHESIFEVIRSPVVDEKPAPVPTAPVAPRRVKGCYSSPFRH, encoded by the coding sequence ATGATGCGCTGCCCTTTCTGCCGCACAGCGGCACACGTTCGCACCAGCCGCTATATGTCTGAGAGCGTCAAAGAGAGTTACCTGCAGTGCCAGAATGTGCACTGCTCGGCGACATTCAAAACGCATGAGTCCATCTTTGAAGTGATACGTTCGCCGGTCGTCGATGAGAAACCCGCGCCGGTGCCGACAGCCCCCGTGGCACCCCGTCGGGTAAAAGGCTGCTACAGCTCGCCGTTCCGCCATTAA
- the yjgB gene encoding zinc-type alcohol dehydrogenase has protein sequence MTIIKSYAAKEAGSALELYEYDAGELQPEDVEVRVDYCGICHSDLSMIDNEWGFSQYPLVAGHEVIGRVAALGSAAQDKGLKVGQRVGVGWTARSCGHCDACISGNQINCLEGSVPTILNRGGFAEKLRADWQWVIPLPESINIESAGPLLCGGITVFKPLLMHHITATSRVGVIGIGGLGHIAIKLLHAMGAEVTAFSSNPAKEQEVLAMGADRVVNSRNPDKLKALAGQFDLIINTVNVDLDWQPYFEALAYGGNFHTVGAVLKPLPVPAFTLIAGDRSISGSATGTPFELRKLMKFAGRSKVAPTTELYPMSKINDAIQHVRDGKARYRVVLKADF, from the coding sequence ATGACGATAATAAAAAGCTATGCCGCAAAAGAGGCGGGTAGCGCGCTCGAACTCTATGAATATGATGCGGGAGAACTCCAACCGGAAGATGTCGAAGTACGGGTCGACTACTGCGGGATCTGCCATTCCGATCTGTCGATGATCGACAATGAATGGGGGTTCTCTCAGTATCCACTGGTTGCCGGGCATGAAGTAATTGGTCGCGTGGCGGCGCTGGGCAGCGCGGCGCAAGATAAAGGGTTGAAAGTCGGCCAGCGTGTTGGAGTAGGCTGGACGGCGCGCAGTTGTGGACACTGCGATGCCTGTATCAGCGGCAATCAGATTAACTGTCTGGAAGGTTCCGTTCCCACGATCCTCAATCGCGGCGGCTTTGCCGAGAAGTTACGAGCCGACTGGCAGTGGGTAATCCCGCTTCCGGAAAGCATCAACATCGAATCCGCAGGACCTCTTCTGTGCGGTGGCATCACGGTATTCAAACCGCTGTTGATGCACCATATCACCGCCACCAGTCGAGTCGGGGTAATCGGTATCGGCGGTCTTGGACATATCGCCATTAAACTGCTGCACGCGATGGGTGCAGAAGTCACCGCGTTCAGCTCCAACCCGGCGAAAGAGCAGGAAGTGCTGGCGATGGGCGCCGATCGCGTCGTAAACAGTCGCAATCCGGATAAGTTGAAAGCGCTGGCGGGCCAGTTCGATCTCATCATCAATACCGTTAATGTCGATCTCGACTGGCAGCCCTATTTTGAAGCGCTGGCCTACGGCGGTAACTTCCATACCGTTGGCGCAGTACTGAAGCCGCTACCGGTTCCGGCGTTTACCTTAATTGCCGGCGATCGCAGTATCTCCGGTTCGGCGACCGGTACGCCATTCGAGCTGCGCAAGCTGATGAAGTTTGCCGGGCGCAGCAAAGTCGCGCCGACTACCGAACTGTACCCGATGTCGAAAATCAACGACGCTATCCAGCACGTGCGTGACGGTAAAGCCCGCTACCGTGTGGTGCTGAAAGCTGACTTCTAA
- the idnK gene encoding D-gluconate kinase: MTGDFETDVEVIFQKNENGFIVCSSLKKQYRDILRQGSPNVHFLWLDGDYETILGPMQSRAGHFMPVALFKNQFDALECPQEDEHDIARIDVNHDIEHVTEQCRQAMLAFRHGQ, from the coding sequence ATGACTGGAGACTTCGAAACTGACGTCGAAGTAATCTTTCAAAAGAATGAGAACGGATTTATTGTCTGCTCGTCATTAAAAAAACAGTATCGTGATATTTTGCGCCAGGGCAGCCCAAATGTGCATTTTCTGTGGCTGGATGGCGATTACGAGACTATTCTGGGGCCCATGCAGAGTCGGGCTGGGCATTTTATGCCCGTGGCGTTGTTCAAAAATCAGTTTGATGCGCTGGAGTGTCCGCAGGAGGATGAACACGATATTGCCCGCATCGACGTGAATCACGACATCGAACATGTGACGGAGCAGTGTCGTCAGGCGATGCTGGCGTTTCGTCACGGACAATAA